The following are encoded in a window of Pseudoalteromonas sp. MM1 genomic DNA:
- a CDS encoding DUF4331 domain-containing protein: protein MKALTPSILAVVVCSTLVSTSSEASSHREAPNISRFPTLDSTDFYVFNSYEAGRDDYVTFIANYIPLQDAYGGPNYFAMDPDATYSIHIDNDGDAVEDITFAFNFKSMLPNDNQGVQLTVGPEGNQRTVSVPLKNVGGVAAGDDSAANFSESYTLSMINGPQRTGTSTTLSNTTTSSTTFNKPLDYVGDKTFGSMADYQTYADQFVYQVSVPGCDSMAKVFVGQRKDPFVVNLGKTFDLVNYVPVEGDSAPGAGDGGGFPGGITQSADNDDLIDKNVTSIAVEMPKSCIVGEGNGVIGSWTTASLPQARILNPNAKFADNAVNGGALTQVSRLGNPLVNELVIGIKDKDTFSTAQPKDDAQFLDYVSHPSLPELLNILFKDAVNTTLGAELETLAPTNFPRTDLITAFLTGFAGVNQQATVTPSEMLRLNTAIAATAQADQSAFGVAGDDLAGFPNGRRPGDDVVDIALRVVMGRLCHPIPVNGEDTDLGLCTPEDADVGTVPFTDGAPVDASMMDAAFPYLATPLAGSK from the coding sequence ATGAAAGCTTTAACTCCATCTATACTCGCAGTAGTAGTATGCAGTACCTTAGTAAGCACCTCTAGCGAGGCATCAAGTCACCGTGAAGCGCCAAATATTAGCCGCTTTCCAACTTTAGACTCTACCGACTTTTATGTATTTAATAGTTATGAGGCAGGCAGAGACGATTACGTTACGTTTATTGCCAATTACATTCCATTACAAGATGCCTACGGCGGCCCAAACTATTTTGCCATGGACCCTGACGCAACTTACAGTATTCATATTGATAATGATGGTGACGCTGTTGAGGATATTACCTTTGCGTTTAACTTCAAGAGCATGCTCCCTAACGATAACCAAGGGGTGCAATTAACTGTTGGCCCAGAAGGTAATCAACGCACTGTATCTGTCCCCCTTAAAAATGTAGGTGGCGTTGCAGCAGGTGATGATAGCGCTGCAAATTTTAGTGAGTCATATACACTAAGCATGATTAACGGCCCACAACGCACAGGTACCAGTACCACATTAAGCAATACCACCACCAGCTCAACCACGTTTAATAAACCACTGGACTACGTAGGCGATAAAACATTTGGTTCAATGGCAGATTACCAAACTTATGCCGATCAGTTTGTTTACCAAGTTTCTGTACCGGGCTGTGACAGTATGGCCAAAGTATTTGTAGGTCAACGTAAAGACCCATTCGTTGTTAACTTAGGTAAAACCTTTGATCTAGTAAACTATGTGCCTGTAGAGGGCGACAGTGCACCTGGTGCGGGCGATGGCGGTGGTTTCCCTGGTGGTATTACGCAATCTGCCGATAATGATGACCTCATTGATAAAAACGTAACCTCAATCGCCGTTGAAATGCCTAAAAGCTGTATTGTGGGTGAAGGCAACGGCGTAATTGGCTCATGGACTACAGCGAGCCTACCTCAAGCACGCATTCTAAATCCTAACGCTAAGTTTGCAGATAACGCGGTAAATGGCGGTGCATTAACACAGGTTTCTCGCTTAGGTAACCCATTGGTTAATGAGCTTGTTATTGGTATTAAAGACAAAGATACCTTCTCAACGGCTCAGCCAAAAGACGATGCACAATTTTTAGATTATGTTTCGCACCCTTCTTTACCGGAACTATTAAATATTTTATTCAAAGATGCAGTAAATACTACATTAGGCGCTGAACTGGAAACACTAGCACCTACTAATTTTCCGCGCACAGATTTAATTACTGCATTTTTAACCGGTTTTGCTGGAGTAAACCAACAAGCAACGGTAACGCCTTCAGAAATGTTACGTTTAAATACCGCAATTGCAGCCACAGCCCAGGCTGATCAATCTGCATTTGGTGTTGCTGGTGATGATTTAGCGGGCTTTCCAAATGGCCGTCGCCCAGGTGATGATGTAGTAGATATTGCACTTCGCGTAGTAATGGGCCGTTTGTGTCACCCTATTCCAGTAAATGGTGAAGACACCGACTTAGGCCTGTGTACGCCAGAAGATGCTGATGTAGGTACAGTGCCATTCACTGATGGTGCGCCAGTTGATGCAAGCATGATGGATGCCGCTTTCCCATACTTAGCCACCCCACTTGCAGGGTCTAAATAA
- a CDS encoding efflux transporter outer membrane subunit, whose translation MSIKRLSLSAITLVILSGCQLAPEQKELTVPVPDAYASDTEQASAQQLHWQQFFNDEKLKTLIGLSLEHNKDMQIAVLNVQRVRGLYQIEDSALYPSLDFNASGTRQRLPADLSSTGEAAISSQYSATVGITSYELDIWGKVRNQSEQALQNLYNTELTQYSTQISLIAELANAWLNYATDLQLLELAKETLSSQQESLSLTQKSFDLGATSAITLEQLKSTVATAKVDIATYKRLLKRDKSALDLLVGQPVSSDLLPTNSLTNLLALPEVPVGLPSDLLTQRPDIKAAEHALLAANANIGIARAAFYPSISLTAAAGSTSSDLSGLFDSGSGTWSFVPSINLPIFTMGRNQANLDVAKAEQEIAVATYQQKIQNAFRETADALADREGYKEQLDALDMLISSRQLTYDLSKMRYEKGADSYLQVLDAQRTWYSAQQQLITGQQAYLASQINLYKALGGGWNIAKTPVQEQ comes from the coding sequence ATGAGCATAAAACGTTTAAGTTTAAGTGCTATTACGCTTGTTATTTTAAGTGGTTGCCAATTAGCCCCTGAGCAAAAAGAGCTTACTGTACCAGTGCCAGATGCATATGCATCTGACACTGAGCAAGCATCAGCACAGCAATTACATTGGCAGCAATTTTTTAACGATGAAAAATTAAAAACCCTGATTGGCTTAAGCCTTGAGCATAATAAAGATATGCAAATTGCGGTACTCAATGTGCAGCGTGTACGTGGCTTATACCAAATTGAAGACTCGGCTTTATACCCATCGTTAGATTTTAACGCCAGTGGTACGCGCCAACGTTTACCGGCTGACTTATCAAGTACGGGTGAAGCTGCAATCAGCTCACAATACAGTGCAACAGTGGGTATTACCTCTTATGAGTTGGATATTTGGGGCAAGGTCCGTAACCAATCAGAGCAAGCCCTGCAAAACCTTTATAACACTGAGCTTACTCAGTACAGCACGCAAATTTCACTTATTGCTGAGCTTGCTAATGCGTGGCTAAACTACGCCACCGACTTACAGTTATTAGAACTAGCGAAAGAAACATTAAGCTCGCAACAAGAGTCACTTTCGCTTACGCAAAAAAGCTTTGATTTAGGCGCTACATCTGCCATTACGCTTGAGCAGCTCAAAAGTACTGTGGCCACAGCAAAAGTAGATATAGCAACGTATAAACGCTTGTTAAAACGTGATAAAAGCGCGTTAGATTTACTGGTAGGGCAGCCTGTATCGAGTGATTTATTGCCAACTAATTCGTTAACCAATTTATTGGCTTTACCAGAAGTACCGGTTGGTTTGCCCTCTGATTTACTAACGCAGCGCCCTGATATTAAAGCCGCTGAGCACGCTTTATTAGCCGCAAACGCAAATATTGGTATAGCACGTGCGGCTTTTTACCCTAGCATTAGCTTAACGGCAGCGGCGGGAAGTACGTCTAGTGATTTAAGTGGCTTGTTTGATTCAGGCTCAGGGACATGGAGCTTTGTACCGTCGATAAACTTACCGATTTTTACTATGGGCCGTAACCAAGCAAACCTAGATGTTGCTAAGGCTGAACAAGAAATTGCAGTGGCTACTTACCAACAAAAAATTCAAAATGCGTTTCGTGAAACCGCCGATGCATTAGCAGATAGAGAAGGCTATAAAGAGCAACTAGATGCCCTCGATATGCTAATAAGTTCGCGTCAGCTTACTTACGATTTATCAAAAATGCGTTACGAAAAAGGCGCTGATAGCTACCTACAAGTACTTGATGCTCAACGTACGTGGTACTCGGCTCAACAGCAGTTAATAACGGGTCAGCAGGCTTACCTTGCCAGCCAAATTAACTTGTATAAAGCCTTAGGTGGTGGCTGGAATATTGCTAAAACTCCTGTGCAAGAGCAGTAA
- a CDS encoding lipopolysaccharide assembly protein LapB: MHGHYKKMLFAFCAALFVSNVLAKPTIPNDDDIIATSNSSISANLTLEQLNTLVLNSQYIGQTERYQGVLKNRLAALYKQEPTAQIGYLYARVLQKEHQFTRAIKVANTVIEKHPSHVNTHLLLANMLMTQGKFEQAKQHCVSLIGAASVISATTCVLDIQSQQGQLQQSYQSLLDITQNKNISLTTKQVLSEMAFRLNKLTEALEHINSIDLSKAPVSLIVLWADIQLSQNNPEQVLNTLSQFSNLKSQLEDAVLLRLAIAEKRSTHKVSDQWQTRMQQRVNLREQRQDTFHANDLANYYIHVQVDKAKAQYWANINWQQAKMSTDQHLLHQANAMARDTL; the protein is encoded by the coding sequence ATGCACGGTCATTATAAAAAAATGCTCTTTGCTTTTTGCGCTGCACTGTTTGTAAGTAACGTGCTTGCAAAGCCCACGATTCCAAATGATGACGATATTATTGCAACCAGTAATTCATCAATTAGCGCTAATTTAACACTAGAGCAACTCAACACTTTGGTTTTAAACAGCCAATACATAGGGCAAACCGAGCGTTATCAAGGCGTGCTAAAAAACCGCTTAGCTGCACTTTATAAACAAGAGCCCACGGCACAAATAGGCTATTTATATGCAAGAGTGTTACAAAAAGAGCATCAATTTACACGCGCTATTAAAGTTGCAAATACTGTAATAGAAAAACACCCAAGCCATGTCAACACCCATCTTTTATTGGCAAATATGTTGATGACACAAGGTAAGTTTGAACAAGCCAAGCAACACTGTGTGTCTCTTATTGGTGCAGCAAGCGTTATCAGTGCAACAACCTGTGTGCTTGATATTCAAAGTCAGCAAGGTCAATTACAGCAAAGCTATCAATCATTACTTGATATTACTCAAAATAAAAACATAAGCTTAACAACCAAACAGGTACTTAGTGAGATGGCGTTTAGGCTTAATAAGCTCACCGAAGCGCTTGAGCACATTAACAGTATTGATTTAAGCAAAGCACCTGTGAGCCTCATTGTGTTATGGGCTGATATACAGCTAAGCCAAAACAACCCTGAGCAGGTACTTAATACCTTGAGTCAATTTAGTAATTTAAAGAGTCAACTTGAAGATGCTGTTTTACTTCGGCTCGCCATAGCTGAAAAACGCAGCACACATAAAGTTAGTGATCAGTGGCAAACACGTATGCAGCAACGAGTTAACTTACGAGAACAACGACAAGATACTTTTCATGCCAATGATTTAGCTAACTATTATATTCATGTACAAGTAGATAAAGCCAAGGCACAATATTGGGCAAATATAAATTGGCAGCAAGCAAAAATGAGCACAGATCAACACCTATTACACCAAGCTAATGCCATGGCTAGGGACACCTTATGA
- a CDS encoding TetR/AcrR family transcriptional regulator — protein MSTKAKRHVDPALAQARREQVLSAAAECFRRKGYHGAGMAEISRTAGMSAGHIYNYFESKEAIIESIIAKDMEEMFSIFQEFEDHPGDVLQALIDGLNMGVQRHMDTGACVIDLDMMAEAGRNNKVALLLRDMDTQARSRMRQLLTSERSALKNTDEQELESRINVIFSMMAGLLLRKMLYPELTEETVLIALRPAMKTLLLPFDKAQ, from the coding sequence ATGAGCACTAAGGCCAAAAGACATGTAGACCCAGCCTTAGCCCAAGCCAGGCGCGAACAGGTGCTTAGTGCTGCCGCAGAGTGCTTTAGACGTAAGGGATACCATGGCGCAGGTATGGCCGAAATTTCCCGAACTGCAGGTATGAGCGCTGGGCATATATATAACTACTTTGAAAGCAAAGAGGCAATAATTGAAAGTATTATTGCTAAAGACATGGAAGAAATGTTTTCTATCTTTCAGGAGTTTGAAGATCACCCTGGTGATGTTTTGCAAGCGCTTATAGATGGCTTAAACATGGGTGTGCAAAGGCATATGGATACCGGTGCTTGTGTCATTGATTTAGACATGATGGCGGAAGCAGGTCGCAATAATAAAGTGGCCTTGCTTTTGCGCGATATGGACACTCAAGCACGCTCTCGCATGCGCCAACTGCTCACCAGTGAGCGTAGTGCGCTTAAAAACACGGATGAACAAGAGCTTGAAAGCCGCATTAACGTCATTTTTTCGATGATGGCGGGGTTACTGCTACGTAAAATGCTCTACCCTGAACTCACCGAAGAAACGGTTTTAATCGCACTAAGGCCTGCAATGAAAACCCTGTTATTGCCGTTCGATAAAGCCCAGTAA
- a CDS encoding efflux RND transporter permease subunit, with protein sequence MSRFFIDRPIFAWVLAIVVMLAGVLAIQNLPIAQYPSIAPPAISITATYPGASARTLEDTVTQVIEQKMKGLDGLLYMSSTSESSGSATLTLSFSADTDPDIAQVQVQNKLATATPLLPEEVQRQGVSVAKSARNFLMVLGFVSKDGSMTNIDIGDYVSSNVQDIVSRVEGVGEVQLFGSQYAMRIWLDPAKLQNYKLTPADISTSISAQNAQVSAGQLGGMPAVEGQQLNATVTAQSRLQTAAEFEQIIVKANADGSFVRLEDVARVELGGESYRVVARYDGKPASGLGIKLASGANALDTAEGVKAAIAELKAFFPEGLDVVVPYDTTPFVSLSIEKVVHTLIEAVVLVFVVMYLFLQNFRATLIPTIAVPVVLLGTFGILYTFGYSINTLTMFAMVLAIGLLVDDAIVVVENVERVMSEEKLSALEATRKSMDEIKGALVGIAMVLSAVFIPMAFFSGSTGVIYRQFSITLVSAMGLSVLVALILTPALCATLLKPSHVHDNSSLFGRFFSGFNRGFDQTNSGAQSFVSRMIRLSKRYLLCYGLIVAGMVYIFSSLPTAFLPDEDQGILFNQVSLPAGSTTEETLEVVKKVEKHFLNDQSDAVNGIFTVTGFSFAGSGQNSAIAFVNFKHWDERQGEGLSVQAVAGKAMGYFSTIKEAFVFAFPPPAIVELGTANGFNIFLQDRVGLGHDALLAARNQLLGLASQSPILAGVRPNGQEDMPELQLDVDLAKAQALGVSQANINSTLATAWGSSYVNDFIDRGRVKKVYLQGDADSRMVPEDLNKWYVRNDSGDMVPFSAFASSHWTYGSPRLERYNGFSAMEIQGTAAPGYSTGQAMDEMERLVKQLPNGIASEWTGISFQERSSSGQAPLLYGLSLLFVFLCLAALYESWSVPFAVMLIVPLGIFGAMVAALTAGLSNDIYLQVGLLTTIGLASKNAILIVEFAIHKMQEGLSLVDAAVAAVRLRLRPILMTSMAFICGVIPLAIASSAGSGAQNALGISIIGGTLASSILVVVFVPLFFVLVRRLFPMANSEDKKERAQ encoded by the coding sequence ATGTCACGATTTTTTATCGACAGACCCATCTTTGCGTGGGTGCTTGCTATCGTGGTTATGCTTGCAGGTGTGTTGGCTATTCAAAATTTACCAATAGCACAATACCCGTCAATTGCACCGCCAGCAATTAGCATTACCGCTACTTACCCTGGAGCATCAGCTCGTACCCTAGAGGATACGGTTACCCAGGTTATAGAGCAAAAAATGAAAGGACTTGATGGCTTGTTGTATATGTCATCTACGTCTGAGTCGAGCGGTTCTGCTACGCTTACGCTTTCATTTAGCGCCGATACAGACCCAGACATTGCACAGGTACAAGTGCAAAACAAGTTAGCCACAGCTACACCGCTTTTACCAGAAGAAGTACAAAGGCAAGGTGTATCGGTGGCTAAGTCTGCACGTAACTTTTTAATGGTTTTAGGTTTTGTATCAAAAGATGGCAGCATGACCAATATTGACATTGGTGATTATGTCTCATCGAATGTGCAAGATATTGTTTCGCGTGTTGAAGGGGTGGGTGAGGTTCAGCTATTTGGCTCTCAATATGCTATGCGTATTTGGTTAGACCCTGCTAAGTTACAAAACTACAAATTAACGCCTGCTGATATTAGCACCTCAATTAGCGCCCAAAATGCGCAAGTATCTGCTGGTCAATTAGGCGGCATGCCAGCGGTTGAAGGCCAGCAGCTCAATGCAACGGTAACAGCACAAAGCCGTTTACAAACTGCAGCAGAGTTTGAACAAATTATAGTAAAAGCAAACGCTGACGGCTCGTTTGTTCGTCTTGAAGATGTAGCGCGTGTAGAGCTAGGTGGCGAGAGCTACCGTGTTGTAGCTCGTTACGATGGAAAACCTGCATCAGGCCTAGGTATTAAGCTTGCCAGTGGGGCAAATGCCCTTGATACAGCCGAAGGTGTAAAAGCTGCGATTGCAGAGCTTAAGGCGTTTTTCCCTGAAGGATTAGACGTTGTTGTACCCTACGACACTACACCATTTGTATCGCTATCGATTGAAAAAGTGGTTCATACGTTAATAGAAGCAGTGGTACTGGTTTTTGTAGTTATGTATCTGTTTTTACAAAACTTCCGCGCTACGCTTATTCCAACGATTGCCGTGCCAGTGGTGTTACTAGGTACTTTTGGTATTTTGTACACGTTTGGCTATTCAATAAATACATTAACCATGTTTGCCATGGTACTTGCCATAGGCCTACTGGTTGATGATGCCATTGTTGTAGTAGAAAACGTTGAGCGTGTAATGAGTGAAGAAAAACTCTCTGCGCTTGAGGCAACACGTAAATCAATGGATGAAATTAAAGGCGCGCTAGTGGGTATTGCTATGGTGCTGTCGGCGGTATTTATTCCGATGGCGTTCTTTAGTGGTTCTACCGGTGTTATTTATCGTCAGTTCTCTATTACGTTGGTATCAGCAATGGGACTATCGGTATTGGTGGCGCTTATTTTAACACCTGCGTTGTGTGCCACGCTTTTAAAACCAAGCCATGTTCACGATAACAGCTCGTTATTCGGTCGTTTTTTTAGTGGCTTTAACCGCGGATTTGATCAAACTAATTCAGGCGCACAAAGTTTTGTCAGTCGTATGATCCGTTTATCTAAGCGCTATCTTTTATGTTATGGCCTTATTGTAGCGGGTATGGTGTATATCTTTTCAAGCTTACCAACGGCATTTTTACCAGATGAAGACCAAGGTATTTTGTTTAATCAGGTGTCATTACCAGCAGGCTCAACGACTGAAGAGACGCTTGAAGTAGTTAAAAAAGTAGAAAAGCACTTTTTGAACGATCAATCAGATGCTGTAAATGGTATTTTCACGGTAACTGGATTTAGTTTTGCAGGTTCTGGTCAAAACTCAGCAATTGCCTTTGTTAACTTTAAACACTGGGATGAGCGTCAAGGCGAAGGTTTATCTGTACAAGCAGTTGCAGGTAAAGCAATGGGCTATTTTTCTACCATTAAAGAAGCGTTTGTATTTGCTTTTCCGCCGCCAGCGATTGTGGAACTAGGTACGGCTAATGGCTTTAATATTTTCTTACAAGACCGTGTTGGACTTGGCCACGACGCACTACTGGCCGCGCGTAACCAGCTATTAGGATTAGCAAGCCAAAGCCCAATTCTCGCGGGCGTACGCCCTAATGGCCAAGAAGATATGCCAGAGCTTCAACTTGATGTAGACCTTGCTAAAGCTCAGGCTCTGGGCGTTTCGCAAGCTAATATTAACAGCACGCTTGCAACAGCCTGGGGTAGTAGTTATGTAAATGACTTTATTGACCGCGGCCGTGTAAAAAAAGTATACCTACAAGGCGATGCCGATTCGCGTATGGTGCCAGAGGATTTAAACAAGTGGTATGTACGTAATGATAGCGGTGATATGGTACCATTTTCAGCCTTTGCAAGTTCGCATTGGACCTATGGCTCGCCACGTCTTGAGCGCTACAATGGCTTTTCTGCAATGGAAATTCAAGGTACAGCTGCGCCAGGTTACAGTACAGGCCAAGCAATGGATGAAATGGAGCGCTTAGTAAAGCAATTACCTAATGGTATTGCCTCTGAGTGGACCGGTATTTCGTTTCAAGAGCGCTCAAGTAGCGGCCAAGCGCCATTGCTATATGGTTTATCATTGTTGTTTGTATTTTTATGTTTAGCAGCGCTTTATGAAAGTTGGTCGGTACCGTTTGCTGTAATGCTTATTGTGCCACTGGGTATATTTGGCGCTATGGTTGCTGCACTAACGGCTGGATTATCTAACGATATATACTTACAGGTTGGTTTGTTAACCACCATAGGTCTTGCCTCTAAAAATGCAATATTAATTGTAGAGTTCGCGATTCATAAAATGCAAGAAGGCTTAAGTTTAGTCGATGCGGCTGTTGCTGCCGTACGCTTGCGTTTACGCCCAATACTTATGACATCTATGGCCTTTATTTGTGGTGTTATTCCACTTGCTATTGCCTCAAGTGCTGGCTCAGGCGCACAAAATGCACTGGGTATTTCAATTATTGGTGGTACGCTTGCCTCGTCTATTTTAGTGGTGGTATTTGTGCCGTTATTCTTTGTATTGGTTCGTCGTTTATTCCCTATGGCAAATAGCGAAGACAAAAAGGAGCGCGCACAATGA
- a CDS encoding HupE/UreJ family protein → MKTLSSFLTALLVTLICTFSAHAHQLSTSYITLDNAQNPQQYTGTWQININDLEQSVALDLNQDQQISWAELKSQNEAINRYAKSNFTVLQNLQTCPLTIADNYQLDNHFNEAYLVLPLLFSCANNADITLNYSAFFEYDANHKVIVNVNQVSRVFTKAEQQQAFSTQQASYLSTFNQYVYQGVLHIWIGVDHILFLIALLLTCVLYRTNKQWQAIASKKQIIKHTAWIVTAFTLAHSLTLTATALNMVSPNSRWVELGIAISVLFAALNNVWPVILRLGWLTFAFGLLHGMGFASVLGELGLSSDYQLLSILAFNLGVELGQLSILCLALPLLLIVRDKPTYIKWIMPIGSLAIAAMALMWCIERI, encoded by the coding sequence ATGAAAACATTAAGCTCTTTTTTAACCGCTTTACTTGTTACACTAATTTGCACTTTTAGTGCCCATGCACACCAACTAAGTACCAGTTACATCACTTTAGATAACGCGCAAAATCCGCAGCAATATACAGGTACATGGCAAATAAATATTAACGATTTAGAACAAAGCGTTGCGCTTGATTTAAACCAAGACCAACAAATAAGCTGGGCCGAACTTAAGTCACAAAACGAAGCCATTAATCGCTATGCAAAATCTAATTTTACTGTTTTACAAAACTTGCAAACTTGCCCGCTAACAATTGCTGATAACTACCAATTAGATAACCATTTTAATGAGGCTTATTTAGTTTTACCGCTGCTATTTAGTTGCGCCAATAATGCCGATATCACCCTTAACTACAGTGCTTTTTTTGAGTACGATGCTAATCACAAGGTGATTGTTAACGTAAACCAAGTATCGCGCGTATTTACCAAAGCTGAGCAACAACAGGCGTTTTCTACACAACAAGCAAGTTACCTAAGTACATTTAACCAATATGTTTATCAAGGTGTATTACATATTTGGATTGGTGTTGACCATATTTTATTTTTAATTGCCTTACTTTTAACCTGTGTATTGTATCGCACTAACAAACAATGGCAGGCAATCGCCTCTAAAAAACAAATAATTAAGCACACAGCCTGGATTGTAACGGCATTTACCCTCGCCCATTCACTTACTTTAACAGCGACAGCGCTTAATATGGTGTCGCCAAATAGCCGCTGGGTAGAGCTTGGTATTGCAATTTCAGTATTATTTGCAGCTTTAAATAACGTATGGCCAGTTATATTGCGCCTTGGCTGGCTAACTTTTGCATTTGGTTTATTACACGGTATGGGCTTTGCCAGTGTGCTTGGTGAGCTTGGGTTATCGAGTGATTATCAGCTATTGAGTATTTTAGCATTTAACTTAGGGGTTGAACTGGGACAGTTGAGTATTTTGTGTCTAGCACTACCTCTGTTACTTATAGTGCGAGATAAGCCTACCTACATAAAATGGATAATGCCCATAGGTTCGCTTGCAATAGCCGCAATGGCTTTAATGTGGTGTATAGAGCGAATTTAA
- a CDS encoding efflux RND transporter periplasmic adaptor subunit, whose protein sequence is MQRSRIALFVLTALFGSVALTGCDQAADSQQASAPQAVPVGVITLKSQALTLKKELPGRISAFQIAQIRPQVSGIVQSRLFKEGAQVKQGQALYQIDPATFEADLAASEAAVARAEASIASTKSKASRYSELLKIKAVSQQDFDEADAAQKQAQAELLTAKAQLKSAQINLDYSHVSSPISGQISKSSVTVGALVSANQTTALATVTQLDPIYVDLTQSSNELTQLKKAISSGSLSVDSKAQADVELQMEDGSIYPIKGTLQFSEVTVDPSTGSVTLRAKFPNPDRLLLPGMYARASVVEGVKQNAILVPQRGVSRNTKGEPTAMVVSKENTVESRVLKVDRTIGSNWLVTAGLADGDKVIVEGLQKIRPGAPVSPSEVSPSATADKAQ, encoded by the coding sequence ATGCAGCGTTCTCGCATCGCTTTATTTGTATTAACAGCCCTGTTTGGGTCTGTTGCTTTAACAGGTTGTGACCAAGCAGCTGACTCGCAACAAGCTTCAGCTCCACAAGCAGTACCTGTTGGTGTAATTACATTAAAAAGCCAAGCGCTTACTCTAAAAAAGGAGCTTCCCGGTCGTATTAGTGCTTTTCAAATTGCACAGATCCGCCCGCAAGTAAGTGGTATTGTGCAATCGCGTTTATTTAAAGAAGGTGCGCAAGTTAAGCAAGGCCAAGCGCTTTACCAAATTGACCCTGCCACGTTTGAAGCCGACTTAGCAGCAAGCGAAGCGGCTGTTGCCCGCGCTGAGGCAAGCATTGCTAGTACTAAATCAAAAGCGTCGCGTTATAGTGAGCTTTTAAAAATTAAAGCCGTAAGTCAGCAAGATTTTGATGAAGCTGATGCAGCACAAAAGCAAGCACAAGCCGAGCTATTAACAGCAAAAGCACAGCTTAAATCTGCACAAATAAACTTAGATTATAGCCATGTATCTTCTCCGATTAGTGGTCAAATTAGTAAATCGAGCGTTACTGTTGGTGCGCTTGTTAGTGCTAATCAAACAACGGCACTGGCAACAGTAACCCAGCTTGACCCTATATACGTTGATTTAACGCAATCAAGCAACGAGCTAACTCAACTTAAAAAAGCCATTTCTTCTGGTTCATTAAGTGTTGACTCAAAAGCACAAGCCGACGTTGAGCTGCAAATGGAAGATGGCTCTATTTACCCAATTAAAGGCACGTTACAATTTTCAGAAGTAACTGTAGACCCAAGCACTGGGTCGGTAACCTTGCGCGCTAAATTCCCAAATCCAGATAGGTTATTATTACCGGGTATGTATGCACGTGCCTCAGTGGTTGAGGGCGTAAAACAAAACGCTATTTTAGTGCCGCAGCGTGGAGTAAGCCGAAATACAAAAGGCGAGCCAACAGCTATGGTTGTAAGCAAAGAAAACACCGTTGAAAGCCGGGTGTTAAAAGTAGATAGAACGATTGGCTCTAACTGGTTAGTAACCGCTGGATTAGCTGATGGCGACAAAGTAATTGTTGAAGGCTTACAAAAAATTCGCCCAGGTGCACCAGTTAGCCCTTCAGAAGTTTCACCGTCTGCAACAGCCGACAAAGCGCAATAA
- a CDS encoding Ig-like domain-containing protein, with amino-acid sequence MRNLTLTHIGVLLGALTLSACSNDDDNKLPTPLVNTAPSATDVMLTTQTEVEINDMLVATDADGDSLTYELTTEPTLGNVVVNSDGSFTYTPNKEATGSDSFMFGVSDGVNQQVTAMVDITIEALQVDFAQFASDAFNQSPNDEPLSTNGRVFTNTDTDVSTISSGN; translated from the coding sequence ATGCGTAATTTAACTCTTACTCATATCGGTGTACTACTTGGCGCACTAACGCTTAGCGCATGTAGCAACGATGATGACAATAAACTGCCTACACCGTTGGTAAATACAGCCCCCAGTGCAACTGATGTAATGTTAACCACACAAACAGAAGTTGAAATTAACGACATGTTAGTGGCTACCGATGCCGATGGCGACTCACTCACCTATGAACTCACAACAGAGCCTACACTGGGCAATGTAGTAGTTAATAGTGATGGTAGCTTTACCTATACACCCAATAAAGAAGCAACAGGCAGTGACAGCTTTATGTTTGGCGTATCTGATGGGGTAAACCAGCAAGTGACAGCTATGGTTGATATTACCATTGAGGCTTTGCAAGTAGATTTTGCACAATTTGCCAGTGATGCATTTAATCAAAGCCCTAACGATGAGCCACTATCGACCAACGGACGTGTTTTTACCAATACAGATACCGATGTAAGTACTATTTCATCAGGTAACTAA